GCCTCGATCTCCGGCCGCAGGTCGGCACTCAGCGGCCGCAAGGCGGAGCGGGGCACGCGCACCACCGCGTCCTGATTCGGCAACCAGATGCGGCACACCGTCTGCCCCCACAAGGTCTGTTCTTCGATGACCTTGCAGGCGCTGTTATGAATAGAGCTGTATTGCCAAACAATTTGACTCATTCTCGTCCCAACACTTTGCCTTTGTGCTTTTCCCACATCTCAGCTTCTGGATGTTGGGCTACCTCTGCCCGTAAGGCTTCAAGCGCCTTTTGTGTGTATCTTTTATATCTCTGGGATTTGATCTTTTTTTCACCATACATTTCCGGATCATCCCAAAGATTGATTTCGAACATGTATGCTCTTGTTTTTGGTTGCGTTTTTTTGAGTTTTTTTGCCACGTCATCAAGCGAAAGATTGAATTTGTCGAACCAATCTCGATCCCTTATAATTAAGGCGTCTTCGCCTTCACCCGCCAATCGCACAGGCATGCCTTCTTTGCGAATTCGTAGGGAGAAAGGCATCCCTTCTCCCTCTGTATCTAGTCTTAGGTGACCAATTTCCGGGAAAATAACTTTCCAATCTTCGCCTTTTCTTCTGCGTTGCACAGCCCTACGTAATTCACCCTCAGTTACGCGCTCAGCATCGTCTCTGCTCGCTGTTGCAAGTGCCATGATTGAGCGCAATCGGGCTGTAGCCTGAATACCTCTTCGGTTGCCGGCACCAAGAAGATCATCGACTTGGGTCAACTCGCTATCGATTAGAATTTGAATGTCTTTGGGAGGCCTTGTTGAAACCGGAAGAACTCGTTCAGGGATAAAGTCGGCTAGCTTAACGCCAAAAGACTTACTTAAGATATCGTCAAACAACGTAACGGTTGATTGGGACTGCAAATAGAGCAAATCTTCCGAAACATCTTGATAGTAGTGAACGGCGGTGTCTCGATGAGCATCAAGAATTGAAAGCGCAGACCGCTCATCTTTTGATAGCACTTTTAATTCATTCTGGGCGATTTCTAGACACTTATCAAATCCAAATGAATATTTTTCTCCTTTTGCGTGGACCGTTCCTTTTTTGTCCTTAATGATGGCCTTCAAAAGCATTTCGAAAGCATGATGTAAAAGGATCAAGGTTCCTTCTGGACGACCATTATCATGAGGTCTATTGAATAATTCAATAGCGAGAACAAGCGAGTGAATAGCACGTTGCTTCAACTCCTTCACATCACGCTTTTCTCGGGGCATGTTTTATTCGCCTCCCATTCTTGTTACTGCCTGGTCGTACCACATGAGCAGCTTGGGATCTTCTTCCAGGACGTTGTTGGGGATCTTGTCGGCCACGGCGACGATGACGGCGTAGTCGCGTTCCTGCCATGCCTTCTTGAATCCGGCTCGGACAGCTTCCAGGCGGAAGACCTTGAGCTTCTTTTTGACCTCTTTGTATTCCTCGAACTCCTTGAGCAGCGCCTTCTCGCGCAGTTTCTCTAGGTCGCCCGCCTTGTTGGGATCGGGCACATACCAGCGGTCACGGGCCTTGGCGATCAGGGTCGGATCATCCTTGGGCAAGTTGCGCAGCTCTTTCCAGTTGGTGGAAAGGTAGGCATGGATCTGCTCGGGCACAGGGCCTTTGCCGTCGTAGCGAAGGAAGTTCTGCTCCAGCAATGTCAACAGTTCAAGCGGAACTTCGCTCTTGCTCCAACCAGCGGTCTCTTTGAGAAATAAAGGGTGAAGATCTTGGAATGATTGTGGCTTCCTTATTAACTGTTGCTTGAGCCACTGAATGGCAGAGGATTCGTCGGTTACAAACAACTGCAGTTGAAGTACTTCCTTAACAGTCATTCGCTTTTTGTCATACATTGCCGCTTGATCCGGCAAAAAATACATTCCGTCTCTCAATGAAAATCGTTGATCTAGGCCAGAGTAAAAGTCCGAGGCAGACAGAGGTACAGCTACGCCTCTTTGGACATGAAATGCGACCATTCGGTCGAACAGAAGGTAATTTTGTCTTTCAGCTATAACCTCAACTTGGCTATCCTTTGAAACAAAAACGGGTAGCTGGCCAAGATGAGTGCGTATGAAGTCCCAAACACCATCTTCGGTTCCGGCCTCAAGTTCAAAGCGATCCTCAAGACCACAATTTGGTCTATATGCAGATATGACTAGGTCTTGCTTAACAGCTCCGGCTGTTGTCATCTGCTTGTATGTTCCTTGCCCCTTGTCAAGAATCCGCACGTCAGCTATCACAAAGCCAGCTATCCCGAGAGATTCTTGAATAACATTCCAAACTGCGTTCTTACTATTGTGGAACGCGATGGTAATCCACCTTCCCGGCTTAAGGACTCGAAAAAGCTCGCCAAACGACCTTGTCATTAACTCTTTGTATTCATTGAGGCCTTTGCTCTGTTTTCCTGAAATTATTGCCTCGTAGTCTTGCTTAGTGAAAACTTTGAGCCATGCCTCATACAGAAAGCTCAACTCGGAATAAATGATGTTGTCTCCGAATGGCGGATCAATAAAGATATAGTCAACGCTACCTGACGGGATATGCTGTAGATTGGTTCCTGATTGTGTGCTTGAAATTGTCCTGCCTGGCTGTTTTTTCAGTTCGAAGACATTGGAGATGTCTTTGACTTTCCCTTTAGCAAGTACAAAAATATTTCGCTCAGCAGAGACACTTGGGAACTGCAAGGTGTTATATGTTTGGCCAGCTAGATTTATTTTCCCGCCCTTGAAGCCTACATTGTGCATTCGACTGCCGGTCTTTACTGCGAACGAAGT
The DNA window shown above is from Desulfovibrio aminophilus and carries:
- a CDS encoding DUF3644 domain-containing protein, with translation MPREKRDVKELKQRAIHSLVLAIELFNRPHDNGRPEGTLILLHHAFEMLLKAIIKDKKGTVHAKGEKYSFGFDKCLEIAQNELKVLSKDERSALSILDAHRDTAVHYYQDVSEDLLYLQSQSTVTLFDDILSKSFGVKLADFIPERVLPVSTRPPKDIQILIDSELTQVDDLLGAGNRRGIQATARLRSIMALATASRDDAERVTEGELRRAVQRRRKGEDWKVIFPEIGHLRLDTEGEGMPFSLRIRKEGMPVRLAGEGEDALIIRDRDWFDKFNLSLDDVAKKLKKTQPKTRAYMFEINLWDDPEMYGEKKIKSQRYKRYTQKALEALRAEVAQHPEAEMWEKHKGKVLGRE
- a CDS encoding DNA methyltransferase → MKSDQHGLDTGKTRAGKVNDGPVTCLGMTFENDEARRAHFTEELRKKLQDPEFRKIEGFPIGSDEDILNLSDPPYYTACPNPWIADFIADWEAQKPEQPDGYHYHREPFAADVSEGKQDPVCMAHTYHTKVPYRAIVRYILNYTSPGDVVLDCFAGTGMTGVAAQACSEPPSDLKRAIEDYWRETGREQPSWGTRHAIMVDLSPFATFLQRNFNSSLSSRTFQKCAERLLNETEKNLGWMYETDIPGGKSKGSFEYGLWSDVVFCECGEEVLLWNPALDEGSQGFNAEMKCPKCGREIKKTASGRAHTTYWDDELKTSIKQNRQDLVLIQARVGNKTFSKHPSKFDRELMSRINSLKPTSFSPSAPMMFNGERWGDMFRAGIHFGITHVHHFWTKRNLIALSELFAAAQKSSYPHEMAFLCTSFAVKTGSRMHNVGFKGGKINLAGQTYNTLQFPSVSAERNIFVLAKGKVKDISNVFELKKQPGRTISSTQSGTNLQHIPSGSVDYIFIDPPFGDNIIYSELSFLYEAWLKVFTKQDYEAIISGKQSKGLNEYKELMTRSFGELFRVLKPGRWITIAFHNSKNAVWNVIQESLGIAGFVIADVRILDKGQGTYKQMTTAGAVKQDLVISAYRPNCGLEDRFELEAGTEDGVWDFIRTHLGQLPVFVSKDSQVEVIAERQNYLLFDRMVAFHVQRGVAVPLSASDFYSGLDQRFSLRDGMYFLPDQAAMYDKKRMTVKEVLQLQLFVTDESSAIQWLKQQLIRKPQSFQDLHPLFLKETAGWSKSEVPLELLTLLEQNFLRYDGKGPVPEQIHAYLSTNWKELRNLPKDDPTLIAKARDRWYVPDPNKAGDLEKLREKALLKEFEEYKEVKKKLKVFRLEAVRAGFKKAWQERDYAVIVAVADKIPNNVLEEDPKLLMWYDQAVTRMGGE